In the genome of Ignavibacteria bacterium, one region contains:
- a CDS encoding NAD-dependent epimerase/dehydratase family protein, with protein MKKNKRCIIYGGGGFIGSHLADALIEKGHSVTIFDKLNFSRNNISHLGKKVKIIEGDFNNEIDIKNSLKNIDYVFHLVSSTLPASSNTNPIYDAETNLVSSLRLLEECVANKIEKVIFVSSGGTVYGDPQYLPVNENHPRHPIVSYAIIKNTIEDYLFMFNKLYGLDYTVFRLANPYGERQNPLVAQGAIAVFLHKIIHNQQIEIWGDGSVIRDYIYIKDAVEAIAKGIDIDNKLKIFNVGSGKGYSLKQLLNFMKKISGKKIKVKYEEGRVIDVPVNILDISLIKKAYNWKPQTSIETGIKNTYNFFVNNS; from the coding sequence TTGAAAAAAAATAAAAGGTGCATAATATACGGCGGCGGCGGATTTATCGGCTCACATCTTGCAGATGCGCTTATCGAGAAAGGGCATAGTGTTACTATTTTTGACAAGCTGAATTTTTCGAGAAATAATATTTCTCATTTAGGGAAAAAAGTTAAAATAATCGAAGGTGATTTTAATAACGAGATTGACATAAAAAATTCTTTAAAAAACATTGATTATGTTTTTCATCTTGTGAGCTCTACTTTACCCGCGAGTTCAAACACAAACCCGATTTATGATGCAGAGACTAACCTTGTTTCTTCCTTGCGCTTGCTTGAAGAGTGCGTTGCAAACAAAATTGAAAAAGTAATCTTTGTTTCTTCGGGAGGAACAGTTTACGGCGACCCGCAATATTTGCCTGTGAACGAAAATCATCCGCGTCATCCGATTGTTTCATATGCGATAATAAAAAATACGATTGAAGATTATTTGTTTATGTTCAACAAGCTTTACGGACTTGATTATACTGTCTTTCGTCTTGCAAACCCTTATGGAGAAAGGCAAAACCCGCTTGTTGCTCAGGGAGCTATTGCAGTTTTTTTGCATAAGATAATTCATAATCAGCAAATAGAAATCTGGGGAGACGGAAGCGTTATTCGTGATTATATTTACATTAAGGATGCTGTTGAGGCGATAGCAAAAGGAATCGATATTGATAATAAGCTTAAAATTTTTAATGTTGGTTCAGGCAAAGGGTACAGTCTGAAGCAATTACTGAACTTCATGAAAAAGATTTCAGGGAAAAAAATTAAAGTAAAATATGAAGAGGGAAGAGTCATTGATGTGCCGGTGAATATTCTCGATATCTCACTCATCAAAAAAGCTTATAACTGGAAACCTCAGACTTCAATTGAGACAGGAATAAAAAATACTTATAATTTTTTTGTGAATAATAGTTAA
- a CDS encoding glycosyltransferase family 2 protein, whose product MQSSPILDTSKISITAFFPAYYDEGNIGKVVSKAVEVLESLKLKDYEVIIIEDGSPDKTGEVADELAVKYEKVKVIHHKKNMGYGATLKDGFLNAKMDYVFYSDGDNQFDLDELKKFVALIPFTDIIVGYRKHKQYSLYRKFTSLCYNYLLRLLFDIHYWDIDCAFKLFKADLFKKINIDSIDAFIDAEIMLKANLLDYRVTEMGVEHLPRLDGISTGARPSVIIRTIKEVMEFRKVYKKELEKKKMSKS is encoded by the coding sequence ATGCAAAGCTCTCCAATCTTAGATACTTCAAAAATCTCCATTACTGCATTTTTCCCTGCGTATTATGATGAAGGAAATATCGGTAAAGTCGTTTCTAAAGCCGTTGAGGTTCTTGAATCATTGAAACTGAAAGACTATGAAGTGATTATCATCGAAGACGGAAGTCCTGACAAAACCGGGGAAGTTGCAGATGAGCTTGCTGTAAAATATGAGAAGGTCAAAGTAATCCATCATAAGAAAAATATGGGTTACGGCGCAACTCTAAAGGATGGTTTTTTAAATGCAAAAATGGATTATGTTTTTTATTCGGATGGTGACAATCAGTTTGACTTGGATGAGTTGAAAAAATTTGTTGCATTGATTCCGTTCACGGATATTATTGTGGGTTACAGAAAACACAAACAATACTCTCTCTACAGGAAATTTACATCGTTGTGTTATAATTATTTATTGAGATTGTTGTTTGATATTCATTACTGGGATATAGATTGCGCTTTTAAGCTTTTCAAAGCTGACCTTTTCAAAAAAATAAACATTGATTCGATCGATGCTTTTATTGATGCGGAGATTATGCTGAAAGCGAATTTGCTGGATTACCGTGTTACTGAAATGGGGGTTGAACATTTGCCTCGCCTTGATGGTATATCAACAGGAGCAAGACCTTCTGTTATAATTAGAACTATTAAAGAAGTGATGGAATTTAGGAAAGTGTATAAGAAAGAATTAGAGAAGAAGAAAATGTCTAAGTCTTAA